Proteins found in one Campylobacter concisus genomic segment:
- the glmS gene encoding glutamine--fructose-6-phosphate transaminase (isomerizing): MCGIVGYIGDKEKKEVILSGLKELEYRGYDSAGMAVMSDDKIDFFKAVGKLENLALKTKDFTSTGFGVAIGHTRWATHGKPTEINAHPHLGEHSFVVHNGIIENYKELKDELEAKGVKFVSQTDTEVIVHLFEEILKEKKDPFKAYEATIAKLRGAYATLLITKTAPDKIFFAKDAAPMAIGKSNEKELYFASSDAPLIGNATEVAYLDDNNYGYVSLDEIAVFKHGKKASITFNALPKDKSYAQKEGYTFFMEKEIYEQGAVVSETIMGRVKNHKVTLENLDDEYLKGIDDVVLCACGTSYHAALTASYLFERLAKVRTKVEVASEFRYRKPYLNKNSLFIVISQSGETADTLEALRIAKEAGLKTLAICNVDNSSIVRLADNTLLTRAGIEKGVASTKAFATQIIVLWMLVLQMAAAKGSISKKELDHEIKTLLHIPQILNINNSLQEKLHRLSKHYLHGHGFFFIGRDIFYPLALEGALKLKEISYLHAEGYPSGEMKHGPIALADEKLFTIALMPQNLLYEKAKSNVEELAARDAYILAISPLEFELSDDYVKISAQDHYMSEFFEMMLVLQLLALEISVRLGNNVDMPRNLAKSVTVE; the protein is encoded by the coding sequence ATGTGTGGAATCGTAGGATACATCGGAGATAAAGAGAAAAAAGAGGTCATTTTAAGCGGCCTAAAAGAGCTTGAGTACCGAGGATATGACAGCGCTGGTATGGCTGTGATGAGTGATGACAAAATCGACTTTTTTAAGGCTGTCGGTAAGCTTGAAAATTTAGCCCTAAAGACAAAGGACTTTACATCAACTGGCTTTGGCGTGGCGATAGGTCACACACGCTGGGCGACGCATGGCAAACCAACTGAGATAAACGCTCATCCACACCTTGGCGAGCACTCATTTGTCGTTCATAACGGCATCATCGAAAACTACAAAGAGCTTAAAGATGAGCTTGAAGCAAAGGGCGTGAAATTTGTCAGCCAAACCGATACTGAGGTGATCGTGCATCTTTTTGAAGAAATTTTAAAAGAGAAAAAAGACCCATTTAAAGCTTATGAGGCGACTATCGCGAAGCTAAGAGGTGCATATGCGACGCTACTTATCACCAAAACTGCGCCTGATAAGATATTTTTTGCAAAAGATGCCGCTCCTATGGCGATAGGTAAGAGTAATGAAAAAGAGCTATATTTTGCTTCATCAGACGCTCCACTTATTGGCAATGCAACAGAAGTGGCATATCTTGATGACAATAATTACGGCTATGTGAGCTTAGACGAGATAGCTGTTTTTAAACACGGCAAAAAGGCTAGCATAACATTTAACGCCTTGCCAAAAGACAAAAGTTATGCCCAAAAAGAGGGCTATACATTTTTTATGGAGAAAGAAATTTACGAGCAAGGTGCAGTCGTATCTGAAACCATCATGGGCAGAGTCAAAAACCACAAAGTCACCCTTGAAAATTTAGACGATGAATACCTAAAAGGTATCGATGATGTAGTGCTTTGTGCGTGTGGCACGAGCTACCATGCAGCGCTAACCGCAAGCTATCTTTTTGAAAGACTTGCTAAAGTTAGAACAAAGGTCGAAGTAGCAAGTGAATTTAGATATAGAAAGCCTTATCTAAACAAAAACTCGCTATTCATCGTAATCTCACAAAGTGGCGAGACAGCCGACACTCTTGAAGCACTTAGGATAGCTAAAGAGGCTGGGCTAAAGACACTTGCGATTTGCAACGTCGATAACTCATCTATCGTTAGACTAGCTGACAATACTCTTCTAACTCGCGCTGGCATCGAAAAAGGTGTGGCAAGTACAAAGGCTTTTGCAACGCAGATCATCGTGCTTTGGATGCTTGTGCTTCAAATGGCGGCAGCAAAGGGATCTATCAGCAAAAAAGAGCTTGATCACGAGATCAAAACGCTTCTTCACATCCCACAAATTTTAAATATCAATAACTCTCTTCAAGAGAAGCTTCACCGCCTAAGCAAGCATTATTTACACGGACATGGCTTCTTCTTTATCGGTAGAGATATCTTCTATCCACTAGCACTTGAAGGTGCGTTAAAGCTTAAAGAAATCTCATATCTTCACGCCGAGGGCTATCCATCAGGCGAGATGAAGCACGGTCCTATCGCACTTGCAGATGAGAAGCTATTTACAATCGCTTTAATGCCTCAAAATTTACTTTATGAAAAAGCAAAAAGTAACGTCGAAGAGCTTGCTGCAAGAGATGCCTACATCCTAGCGATAAGCCCACTTGAGTTTGAGCTAAGCGATGACTACGTAAAAATAAGCGCACAAGATCACTATATGAGCGAATTTTTTGAGATGATGCTTGTACTTCAGCTACTTGCACTTGAAATTTCTGTTAGACTTGGCAACAACGTCGATATGCCAAGAAATCTTGCAAAAAGCGTGACTGTCGAATAA
- a CDS encoding peptidoglycan-binding protein → MKLSSSLLSIGLGVLLLSGCATGNSNGVTGSAAGSNNNNANTKIEKCSSTLGTLAFYEDQNSDWYSYLTHNYKLTSTIPVLRLLAQQTGCFVIVERGAMMDNMMQERALDRSGELRGGSGFGKGKMVAADYTIRPEIFFSNEDTGGAGALVEALFGSVAGAIAGGFSTKETQTTLVLIENRSGVQLAAAIGSASSTDFFGMGGGAGASLGAGLGVYSRTPEGKTLVNAFLDSMNQLVIALKDYKAQNVKGGLGKGGSLKVGE, encoded by the coding sequence ATGAAGTTAAGTTCATCTTTACTAAGCATAGGCCTTGGAGTTTTACTTTTAAGCGGTTGTGCAACTGGCAATAGCAACGGTGTAACTGGCAGTGCTGCTGGAAGCAATAACAATAATGCTAACACAAAAATAGAAAAATGCAGTAGCACTCTTGGAACACTTGCGTTTTATGAAGACCAAAATTCTGATTGGTATTCATATTTAACACACAACTACAAGCTCACATCAACTATTCCGGTTTTGCGTCTTCTTGCGCAACAAACTGGTTGTTTTGTTATAGTTGAACGTGGCGCTATGATGGATAATATGATGCAAGAGCGTGCACTTGATAGATCAGGCGAACTACGTGGTGGTTCCGGCTTTGGTAAAGGTAAAATGGTAGCAGCTGATTATACTATTCGCCCTGAAATTTTCTTTAGTAACGAAGATACGGGCGGTGCAGGTGCTCTTGTTGAAGCACTTTTTGGTAGTGTAGCAGGTGCTATAGCTGGTGGTTTTTCAACAAAAGAGACACAAACCACATTGGTTCTTATAGAAAATCGTTCAGGTGTTCAATTAGCGGCAGCTATTGGCTCAGCTTCTAGCACTGACTTCTTTGGCATGGGCGGCGGTGCTGGCGCTTCTCTTGGCGCGGGACTTGGCGTATATTCAAGAACACCTGAGGGAAAAACACTTGTAAATGCTTTCCTTGATTCAATGAATCAATTAGTTATTGCTCTAAAAGACTACAAAGCACAAAATGTAAAAGGCGGTCTTGGCAAAGGCGGAAGTCTAAAAGTAGGAGAATAA
- a CDS encoding gamma-glutamyl phosphate reductase has product MKFLAILFCSLTFLFAMSYEKKVEARLCGLINQREMAKIYGDIRSIDSFDKKIESYKFRNGIEKFDEDSCRANGYYPVDPNYAPYPPNYRPYYRNEYERYDRFQRGYRGGYYNDDDYDDGFERGYRRGYKDARRDYRLGR; this is encoded by the coding sequence ATGAAATTTTTAGCCATTTTATTTTGTTCATTGACTTTTTTGTTTGCTATGAGTTATGAAAAAAAAGTTGAAGCTAGGCTTTGTGGTCTTATAAATCAAAGAGAAATGGCTAAAATTTATGGCGATATAAGAAGCATTGATAGCTTTGACAAAAAAATAGAAAGCTACAAATTTCGCAACGGAATAGAAAAATTTGACGAGGATAGTTGCCGTGCAAATGGCTACTATCCTGTTGATCCAAACTATGCGCCATATCCGCCTAACTACCGCCCATACTATCGAAATGAGTACGAAAGATATGATAGATTTCAGCGTGGTTACCGCGGAGGCTACTATAACGATGACGACTATGATGATGGTTTTGAGCGTGGATATAGACGTGGTTATAAGGATGCTAGAAGAGACTATAGGCTAGGTAGATAA
- a CDS encoding DUF4172 domain-containing protein, producing MRQHPNYPNFSFDKRVIDTLTNKLEQDHKNLKELTSNISRDDLLKVQISALEDEIISSSLIGGERLKRSSIRS from the coding sequence ATACGACAACATCCCAACTACCCAAATTTTTCTTTCGACAAAAGAGTAATAGACACCCTTACAAATAAGCTAGAGCAAGACCATAAAAATTTAAAAGAGCTAACAAGCAATATCAGCAGAGACGATCTTTTAAAGGTGCAAATTAGTGCACTTGAAGATGAAATAATAAGTTCATCTCTCATAGGGGGCGAAAGGCTTAAAAGATCAAGCATTCGCTCGTAG
- a CDS encoding Fic family protein: MHPYDDGNGRITRALAHYFLREDGVNPFSISSII, translated from the coding sequence ATCCATCCTTATGATGACGGTAATGGACGCATAACAAGGGCTTTGGCGCACTACTTTTTAAGAGAAGATGGTGTTAATCCATTTTCTATCTCTAGCATTATTTAA